CTTATCCAGCCTTCGCTAATGGAGGGGTTTAGTTTACCCACAGTCGAAGCAATGGCCAGAGGTTGCCCTGTTCTTTGCAGTGATATTCCTGTTCATCGTGAAATTTGTCTTGATGCTGCTTTATATTTTAAATCCCAAGATTCTCAAGATCTATATAGTAAGCTTATGGAGCTGATTGCAGATAGAGACAAACGTAATAATCTCATAGAAAAAGGTAAAGCTAGAGTAACAATATTCTCATGGGAGGATACGGCTGCTTTGACCCTTCAAACATATGAAAGTTGCTTTAGTTTATGATCGGGTAAACAAATGGGGAGGCGCTGAAAGAGTGTTGCTAGCTCTTCATGAGATTTGGCCAGATGCACCTTTGTTTACAGGTGTATACAATCCGCAGTCTGCGAAATGGGCTGATGTTTTTGAAGTTAAGCCCTCGCTGATAGATAAGTTAATATTTACTCGTACACGCCATGAGCTGTTTGCTTGGCTGATGCCATTTGGTTTTGAAAACTTTTTATTTGATGATTATGATCTAGTTATATCAGTAACTTCAGCTGAGGCAAAAGGTATTATAACTAAGCCCAAAACTCTCCATATTTGTTACTGTCTAACCCCAACTAGGTATTTATGGAGCAATGATAAGCAGTATCGAAATAGCATTCATCCAGCTATTAGGTGGGTAGCCGATCCTGTGTTAACGTACCTTAGAAAATGGGATAAAGTGGCTGCCTCACGACCAGATGCTTATGTTGCTATTTCAGAGTATGTCAGTAACCGAATAAAGCGCTACTATAATCGAGACTCAGTAGTTATTTATCCCCCCGTATCACAGCTTGCAGACACCCATTCCAGGAGCGTGATACACACTCCTGAAATGGGTAAGGGTTATTATTTAGTTGTTAGTCGACTTGTTAAGTATAAAAAAGTGGATTTAGCGATAAAAGCGTGTGAGCAACTAAAACACTCGCTTGTGATTATTGGAACAGGATCAGAAAAGGACTACTTGCAGAAGTTAGCTGGTAATAATACAACTTTTATATCTGACGTGAATGATGGTGAGCTGGCTGGTTATTATCAGAGTTGCAAAGCTCTCATAGCGCCGCAAGAGGAAGATTTTGGTTTGGTTGCCGCGGAAGCTCAGTCAATGGGTAAGCCGGTAATAACTTTTTATAAAGGTGGAGTTAGTGAAATTGTGAAAGACGGAGTTACAGGTAAGTATTTTAATAAGCAGACGGTTGCCTCGCTTATAGAAGCCTTGGCAGACTTCGATGCATCTGTGTATAATAGCAAAGAAATAAGAAGCAAAAGTAAAAAATTTAGTAAACTTAACTTTATGCGTAAATTTGAAAAACATTCGTTGAGTATGTTAAATACATACAATAGATAAATACTAAACATATGAAAGCAGTAATTTTTGCAGGTGGTGTAGGAACAAGATTGTGGCCGCTGTCTAGAAAAAAATCCCCCAAACAATTTGAGCAAATTGTAGGTAATAGCTCCACTCTTCAATTATCAGTTGAGCGTTTAACATCGAGTTTTACGCCTGAACAAATATATATATCTACAGGAATGCCATATGTAGATATGGTCTCGGATCAGCTTCCAGATATACCTAAAGATAATATTATTGGTGAACCTGAAATGCGTGATGTGGGTCCAGCTGTTGGTTTAATATCTGCGATCTTACGTAAAGATGCTCCTGGTGAGCCATTTGCAATATTATGGAGTGATCATTTGGTTAAAAATGTGAAGCTATTCAACCGTATCTTAGGAGTTGGTGGAAAATTAGTTGAAAAAGATAAAGACAGTATAGTCTTTATTGGTCAAACCCCACGCTTTGCTAGTGAAAACTTAGGATGGATAGAAAGAGATAAAAAACAAAATGAGATAGAGGGGATAGATGTATATGGATTTAAAAGCTGGAAATATCGACCAGATAAAGTTACAGCAGATAAGTTTTTCAAGAGTGGTAAACATCTCTGGAATCTTGGTTATTTTGTTACGACACCAGAGTTTTTACTTAAGCAGTATAAAAAATATGTTCCAGAAATGTACGAAAAGCTCCAGAAAATAGTCGAATTAAGAGGAAAAGCTGGGTATGAAAAAAGGCTTAAGGAGATATATCCAACTTTAGAAAAAATAAGCTTCGATAATGCAATCCTAGAAAAAATAGAGACTGGAAATAGATATGTAATCGCGGAAGACATCGGGTGGAGCGATGTGGGTGCCTGGGAGGCTTTAAAAGAGGCATTAGAGGATGAGCCAGGGCAGAATATAACTAAGGGGAAGGTTATTATAAATAATTGCAGTGATAGCTTAATATATAGCTATACGGGTCAGACCGTTGCGGCCATAGATCTTGACCATATGATGATTGTAAATACTGAAGATGTGCTCTTGATTTGTCCTAAAAAATCTACACCAAAAGTTAAAGAATTGGTGAATAGCTTAGTAGGCACGGATAATGATCATCTTACATAAATAATGTATCCCAAACTTAAACGCGTTTTTGATCTTGTTTGTACAACAATTTTAATGATTGTTTTTTTGCCCATTGCTTTGTTTACGGCAATTGCTATTAAATTGGATACAAAGGGTCCAGTCTTTGCAGATACCCCAGAGCGAGTAGGAAAAAATGGTGTACCTTTTAAGATGTATAAATTTCGTTCAATGATTATGGATGCTCATAATTTACTTAGAAAAGACCCCAAGTTGAGAGTATTATACGAGCAGTATAAAAAGAATAGTTACAAGTTGGTTGAAGATCCACGTGTAACAGTAGTGGGTAAGTTTATTCGTAAACATTCTGTTGACGAGCTTCCACAGCTAATCAATGTGATTCGTGGTGAGATGAGCTTAGTTGGTCCCAGAGCTTATTATCCTGACGAACTAAAGGATCAGCAAAAAAAATATCCACATACACAAAAATCTGTGCAGAAGGTACTTTCTATCAAACCAGGAATCACTGGTATCTGGCAGGTATCAGGTAGGTCTGAGGTGAACTTTGATAAACGAATTGCTATGGATGCAAAGTATGCAAGTAAACGATCATTGTTGTATGATATTTCTATTCTTCTTAAAACACCTTGGGCCATGATTGGTGGAAAAGGAGCGGTGTAAATATGGATTTTAAAAAAATAGAAATAAATAACCAACCAGAAGCTCAAGTTGAGACTAAAGGTTCAAGCAGAAGGAGACTTAAGGTGGGCTTTCCCAAGCTTAAATTCAGTAAAAAAACTGGAATAATCTTGACAGCTCTACTAGGAATTCCGCTTATATTACTAATTGTTTTGGGTGTAGTCGTGGGTATTCCAGCTCGCCAAATTTATGCAGATGCTAAAGTAGCTAAGGATCAACTTCAGGTAACCAATGCAGCTATAAAAAAGCAAAATCTCAAAGATGCTAAAGAAAGCTTAAAAGACTCCAAAGACAAACTTACAGTTCTTAATGCTTCTGTTAGTAAGCTTAACTGGTTTGGATCCCTACCAGTTGTTGGTGCCTACCAAAAAGATTTGAAAAGTTTGGTGACAGCGGGGATAGCAGCTGTTGAGGGAGGTCAAATTGCGGTAGATGCGATTGAGCCATATGCAGATTTATTAGGCTTAGAGGAAGGGACCTCATTTGTAAATAAATCTACCGAAGATCGCTTGCAAACAGCTGTGACGACAATAGGTAAACTGAGCCCAGCGTTAGATGAGATTGCAGGAAAATTGACTATTGTAAGAGATGAAATTGGGAGCATTGATCCAGCTAGATATCCAGAAAAGTACAAAGACCAGGAGGTAAGAGTTAAGATTGTAGACGCTAAGGCTCAAGTTAACGATCTAGCAGATCTGTTTATTGACGCGAAGCCATTTTTAACCGCGCTACCTGATCTAATGGGGGCAGACGAAGCAAAAACATATCTTTTCCTTTTTCAGAATGACAAAGAACTACGTCCAACGGGTGGCTTTATTACAGCCTATGCATACTTCCGGATGCACAAGGGTAAAATTGAGGTAATTCGCTCAGATGATATCTACAATCTAGATAATGCTAGACGAAAGAAAGTTGCCGCTCCTGAAGAGCTATTAAAATATCATAAAGAGGTCTATGAGCTAACCTTAAGAGACAGTAATTTATCTCCAGATTTTAGGGAATCAATGTTGTTATTTGAGGAGTTATATAGTGATGTTTCGGGTAATTTGGAGATAGATGGAATCTTTGCTTTAGATACGCATATGTTGGCAGAGTCGATGAAAATTCTTGGTCCGATAAATGCATATGGTACAACTTTTACAACTGAACCCGATGATCGTTGCGGTGGCTGTCCGCAAGTGGTGTATGAACTGGAGGAATATGCGGACAAACGAGTCGGCTATATACGAGAAAATAGAAAAGATATTATTGGAGTATTAATGTCCCAAATTATGCAAAAAGCGTTAGGAGTATCTCCTGGTCAGTACTGGGGTCGATTGTTCCAGATGACACTTGACGAAGTTGGGCAGAAGCATTTTATTGCATATTTCCATGATAAAGACGCTCAAGCAGGAGCAGAGGCACTTAACTTTGCTGGCAGGATAAAGGATTTTGATGGAGATTACTTGCATGTTAATGATACTAACTTTGCTGGAGCAAAATCTAATATGTTTACAAATCATACGGTTGAACAAGAAATAGATATTGCTAAGGATGGGACAGTTACAAAGACTTTAACCTTAAGTTATAAAAATACAGAACCAGGTTCTCCTGGTTGTAACTTAGAGCGCGGAGGCCTTTGTTTGAATGGATTGCTTAGAAACTGGGTACGTATTTACACACCAGAAGGATCCCAGCTTCTGGACTTTAAAGGTTCAGAGACCGATCCAGTGGAGAAGAATGAATTAGGAAAGACGGTTTTTGAAGGATTCTTTACAGTGCGACCTGAGGGACAAGCGCAGCTAAAAGTTTCGTATAAGTTGCCGTTTAAGGTGAGCTCTACTGAGGACTATAATATGTTAATTCAAAAACAAGCTGGTACAGAAGGTCATAAATATATTATTAAACTGAATGGTAAAATGGTTGAAGAGTTTGATCTTATTACAGATAAAGAACTTCAACTCACCCTCTAGTGGAATCCTTTAAAGCAGTAGCAGTTATTCTAAAGCGAACGAACTTTGGCGAAGCAGATAGATATGTTTCATTATTTACCCGGTCACGAGGTAAGCTTACAGGTATTGCAAAAGGAGTTAGGAAAATGACTAGCCGCAGAGCAGCTCATCTTGAGATATTTAATCAGTCGAAACTATATTTTTCGGTAAACAATGGAACATATTATATTAATGGAGTTGAGAGTATTAATAACTATCGAAACCTTAAAGAAAATGAAGCTAAAGTCCATTTGGCGTTTGCATTTTGTGAGTTGATTGAAAAAATATCTCCCGAAGGTGTTCCAAACAGAAAAGTATACGATGTGTTATTGCTGGCGCTTGATCACATAGATAAGCTATCTGAAGAACTTACTTTGTCTTACTGCGATAAGGTGATAGAAAGATTCTTTTTAAGAGTATTAACTGAATACGGATATATATCAGATACTATGTCAGTTGATGTGATGGAATATGCTCAACAAATCATTGGACGCAAGTTTAACTCAATTGAGGTAGCTAAACGTACATTATGATAGAATTCTTATCATGGATGATTTAATGAAAAAAATTGTTTCCCTGAGTAAGCGACGCGGATTTGTGTATCCTGGTAGTCAGATCTATGGTGGATTAGCTAATACCTGGGATTACGGACCGTTAGGAACTATGTTAATGAAGAATATTCGTGATAGTTGGTGGACGCTGTTTATTACTCAAAGAAGAGATATGTTTCCGCTTGATTCGGGAATTCTTATGAGTCCTAGGGTGTGGGAGGCTTCGGGTCACACTTCAACTTTTAATGACATGCTTATAGATTGCCGTAACTGTAAATTGCGTACAAGAGCAGACCATCTAATAGAGGAACACTTTGAAGAAAAAAAAGAAGAAATAAAGGTAGAAGGTTTATCTAGTCAGGACTTGGCAGATATTATTCAGAACCATGGAATTGTGTGCCCTAAATGTAAAAAAATAGATTGGACTGCTCCACGTGCTTTTAATCTATTATTTGAAACTAACATCGGTATTGTCCCAGAGAATCAGTCAAAAGCTTATTTACGAGGAGAGACAGCGCAAGGAATATTTGTTAATTTTAAGCAGGTCGTAGAAAGTATGCGCCCTAAATTACCTTTTGGAATAGGTCAGATTGGTAAATCATTTAGAAATGAGATTACCAAAGGTAATTTCGTGTTTAGAACTTTGGAGTTTGAGCAGGCTGAGATCGAGTATTTTTTTGATCCAGAACAAGATGACTGGAGAAAATTGTTTAATAGCTGGAAAGATAAAATGCAGACATTTGTAGTTGATGAATTAGGGATAGATAAGGCGAAGCTACGTTGGAGAAAGCATACAGATGATGAACGCTCGCACTATTCCAGACATACAGAAGATCTGGATTACAAGTTTCCGTTTGGATATAAGGAGTTATGGGGAATTGCCTATCGCACAGATTTTGATCTAAAGCAGCACATGGAGGAAAGTGGACAGGATCTTAGATATCTTGACCCCCAGACTAATAAAAAATTAGTACCTCATGTAATTGAACCAGCTGTGGGAGTAAATAGATTGTTTTTGATGGTTCTGGTTGATGCGTATACAGAGGAAGAAAAACGGACAGTACTAAAACTTAAGCCAAGCCTAGCTCCTTATGTTGCAGCTATTTTCCCTCTCTTGGGTAATAAGCCAGAATTAAAAGAAAAAGCAAAGGCTATATATGATAAGTTGCAAAAATATTTTAGCGTCACTATAGATGAGAGGGGTAATATAGGTAAAAGATATTTTGCTCAAGACGAGATTGGAACACCACTGTGCATAACTGTAGATTTTGAAACCCTTACGGACGGCGCTGTGACAATCAGAGAACGAGATACAATGGCGCAGAGTAGAGTTGCAATTGATAAAATAGTAGATTATATTAATGATATACTATGAAAAATTTAGTTATTGGAGTTGTGGTTTTGATTTTCTTGGTAATAGGCGGTTGGTTTCTATTTGGTAAAAATACCAATTCAGATATAGAATTGCTGTCAGAGCCAACAGTGACTCCAGCACTTGCCCCTATAGGAGATGAGGTTAGTGTTAATTTTGAACCAAATAAAGCCCGTACGAAGGCTACCCTTGTAATCAGTGGCTTAGATAAGGCGGGAGTTGAAAGTTTAGAATATGAAGTACTCTACGAAACATCTGGCTTAGTTAAAGGAATAAATTCTGGTAGTTCACCTGTTGAGGTGGATGTTAATGGTGAAGTTGAGCGAGAGCTGGACTTTGGAACGTGCTCTAGTGGAGTATGTAGATATGATAAAGAAATAGGCACTATTACGCTAATAATCCGCTTTAATACCAGCTCTGGCACCAAACTCTTCAAACAAGAATACAACTAACCCCAACATATAAAGATCCGATCTTTATATATGATATTATTAGTTTGTATGAGACTAGTCAATTTTGTGAATGGTCAGGTTTATCACATATATAACAGAGGTGTTCGCAAGGATTTACTTTTTTATAGAGATTCTGACTATGTGAGGTGGGAAAATCTTTTATCCTGGTGTTCTAACTATAGCTATCCATTTAGTAGTTATGTTCAAGGGCTAAAATCGCTTAGTAAGGAGAAGGCTAGTCTTGATGCCTATCAAGAACGTATAGAAAAAGAATATCGTTACAGTCGGCCTCTTGTTAATATTCTTTGCTATATTGAGATGCCTAATCATTTTCACTTAGTTCTCGAGCAAAACGTTGAATCAGGCATTTCTTTGTTTATGCAAAAGCTGTCCATTGCGTATGCAATGTATCTTAATAGTAAATATGAGCTATCTGGGTCAGCTTTTCAAGGTAAATATAAGTTTGTACACGTAGAAACAGATGCTCAGCTAGTTCAGCTGTTAAAGTATATGTTACTTAATCCCGTAGTTGCACTCATAGTTTCAATTTTAAATCTAAAAAAATATAAATGGTCAGCACTTAAAGAGTATTTGGGAAATACTGACAAGATGATAGTCGACACAACCAAGTTGCCTAGTGTGTTTATAAACCCACAGGAGTTATTAAATTTTCTTAAAGAGGAGTCAGGCTCTGGATTTACAGCGGAACTTGGTTCACTAGTTATAGACTAATATATAAAGATCGGATCTTTATATATTGGTTGTGGTGAAGATGTCTTGACACGTAGCTTAAATGTGGTGTAGAGTGGATATAAGTGGTGAAAAGTGGTGAAATGTTACTAGGTAGATATACGAGCCGTGTTACAGACAAGGGCAGAGTTGCCTTGCCAGCTAAGCTCAGAGCTGAACTAGGAGAAAAAATAGTAGTGACTCAGGGATATGAAAAATCACTAATCTTAGTTGGCGAGAGTAGTTGGCGAGAGCTGATCAAAGGAACAAGTCAAAAGCCTTTTACTATTGGCGCAGCACGCGACACCACGAGGTTTTTATTAGGTAGCGCTAGTTCGGCGATTTTAGATAAGCAAGGTAGGTTTGTGTTACCTGACTATCTTAAGCAGCACGGTGAGATAACAAAAGAGGTAATATTTCTTGGATTAGGCACGTATATTGAGCTTTGGGATAAAAAGCGCTGGGAAGAATATCAGGAATATTTAAATGTGAATATTGAAGATATATCAGAGAGATTAAGTAAATTAAACATTGAAAAATAGTACACACTATGCATCTCATATACCCGTTCTTCCACGGGAAGCTGTGGATAGCTTAAAGGTGAAGAAGGGTGAGAAATATATTGATGCAACGCTTGGTTTTGGTGGGCATACAAAAGAGATCCTTAAAAAAGGTGGAATACTTCTTGGAATAGATTGCGACGGTGAAAATCTGGCATCAGTAGGTAAGGATTTATCAGCATATGACAGCAATAGTTGGAAGTTGGTGCAAGGAAATTTTGAGAATATACAAAATATTGCAGAAGTAGAAGGGTTTAGCTCGGTCTCAGGTGTTCTTTTTGATCTAGGGATATCTAATTGGCAGTTGGATGAATCTAATCGGGGTTTAAGTATTCGTTTTGATCTTGATTCAGAAGAAAAACTAGATATGCGCTTGGATCAAACTCAAGAGATTACCGCTGAATATATAGTAAATAAATATTCTGAAAAAGAACTATATGAAGTGTTTAGTAAGTATGGTGAGCTAAGAGAAGCAAAAAGTATAGCAAGAATTATTGTAAAAAAACGGCCAATAGTTACAGGTAGTAAGCTTGTAACAATCATAAATTCAGTTGCCAGCTCAAAGAGCTTATTGGCAAGATCATTTCAAGCACTGCGTATAGAGGTAAATCATGAACTTAGAGCACTAAAATCAGGGTTAGCTGGAGCAGAAGCCATCCTTAAGCCAGGTGGAGTATTAGCTGTTATTAGTTTTCATTCACTAGAAGATCGACTGGTTAAACAGGCGTTTAATAATTGGTCAAATACAAAAAAGATGGAGGTAGTAACAAAACAGCCAATTACAGCTGGCACTCAAGAAGTAAAAGCAAATTCTCGAGCAAAAAGTGCAAAACTTAGAGTTGCTATAAAAAAATGAAAAAAACAATAATTCTAACCCTGATTCCGTTGTTAATATTATTTGTTGTACAGATTACTGTATCTGCAAAAGTCTCTGGCATAGGTAAA
Above is a genomic segment from Candidatus Roizmanbacteria bacterium CG_4_9_14_0_2_um_filter_38_17 containing:
- a CDS encoding glycosyltransferase family 4 protein, whose translation is MKVALVYDRVNKWGGAERVLLALHEIWPDAPLFTGVYNPQSAKWADVFEVKPSLIDKLIFTRTRHELFAWLMPFGFENFLFDDYDLVISVTSAEAKGIITKPKTLHICYCLTPTRYLWSNDKQYRNSIHPAIRWVADPVLTYLRKWDKVAASRPDAYVAISEYVSNRIKRYYNRDSVVIYPPVSQLADTHSRSVIHTPEMGKGYYLVVSRLVKYKKVDLAIKACEQLKHSLVIIGTGSEKDYLQKLAGNNTTFISDVNDGELAGYYQSCKALIAPQEEDFGLVAAEAQSMGKPVITFYKGGVSEIVKDGVTGKYFNKQTVASLIEALADFDASVYNSKEIRSKSKKFSKLNFMRKFEKHSLSMLNTYNR
- the recO gene encoding DNA repair protein RecO, producing the protein MESFKAVAVILKRTNFGEADRYVSLFTRSRGKLTGIAKGVRKMTSRRAAHLEIFNQSKLYFSVNNGTYYINGVESINNYRNLKENEAKVHLAFAFCELIEKISPEGVPNRKVYDVLLLALDHIDKLSEELTLSYCDKVIERFFLRVLTEYGYISDTMSVDVMEYAQQIIGRKFNSIEVAKRTL
- a CDS encoding glycine--tRNA ligase — its product is MKKIVSLSKRRGFVYPGSQIYGGLANTWDYGPLGTMLMKNIRDSWWTLFITQRRDMFPLDSGILMSPRVWEASGHTSTFNDMLIDCRNCKLRTRADHLIEEHFEEKKEEIKVEGLSSQDLADIIQNHGIVCPKCKKIDWTAPRAFNLLFETNIGIVPENQSKAYLRGETAQGIFVNFKQVVESMRPKLPFGIGQIGKSFRNEITKGNFVFRTLEFEQAEIEYFFDPEQDDWRKLFNSWKDKMQTFVVDELGIDKAKLRWRKHTDDERSHYSRHTEDLDYKFPFGYKELWGIAYRTDFDLKQHMEESGQDLRYLDPQTNKKLVPHVIEPAVGVNRLFLMVLVDAYTEEEKRTVLKLKPSLAPYVAAIFPLLGNKPELKEKAKAIYDKLQKYFSVTIDERGNIGKRYFAQDEIGTPLCITVDFETLTDGAVTIRERDTMAQSRVAIDKIVDYINDIL
- the mraZ gene encoding division/cell wall cluster transcriptional repressor MraZ, with the translated sequence MVKSGEMLLGRYTSRVTDKGRVALPAKLRAELGEKIVVTQGYEKSLILVGESSWRELIKGTSQKPFTIGAARDTTRFLLGSASSAILDKQGRFVLPDYLKQHGEITKEVIFLGLGTYIELWDKKRWEEYQEYLNVNIEDISERLSKLNIEK
- a CDS encoding 16S rRNA (cytosine(1402)-N(4))-methyltransferase — its product is MKNSTHYASHIPVLPREAVDSLKVKKGEKYIDATLGFGGHTKEILKKGGILLGIDCDGENLASVGKDLSAYDSNSWKLVQGNFENIQNIAEVEGFSSVSGVLFDLGISNWQLDESNRGLSIRFDLDSEEKLDMRLDQTQEITAEYIVNKYSEKELYEVFSKYGELREAKSIARIIVKKRPIVTGSKLVTIINSVASSKSLLARSFQALRIEVNHELRALKSGLAGAEAILKPGGVLAVISFHSLEDRLVKQAFNNWSNTKKMEVVTKQPITAGTQEVKANSRAKSAKLRVAIKK